A window from Citrus sinensis cultivar Valencia sweet orange chromosome 5, DVS_A1.0, whole genome shotgun sequence encodes these proteins:
- the LOC112495536 gene encoding putative disease resistance protein RGA3 — translation MVVDAIISPLLQQLTAMAAAETKEQVKLVTGVGKEVKKLNSNLRAIQAVLHDAEKRQVKEETVRLWLDQLRDACYDIEDVLGEWNTARLKLQIDGVDDHENDALDPNKKVCSFFPTTSCFGCKPIVLRRDIALKIKEINETLDDIAKQKDMFGFAVNVIKSNERTDQRVPSISSIDESEIFGREEEKNELVNRLLCESSKEQKGPCIISLVGMGGIGKTTLAQFAYNNDGVKRNFEKRIWVCVSEPFDEFRIARAIIESLTGSASNFGEFQSLMQHIQECVEGKKFLLVLDDLWNEVYYKWEPFYKCLKNGLHESKILITTRKEIVARCMRSTNVIYVNVLSEIECWSVFEQLAFFGRSMEECEKLENMGRQIVRKCKGLPLAAKTIASLLQSRNTEKEWQNILESEIWELEEVERGLLAPLLLSYNELPSKIKQCFTYCAIFPKDYQIQKKELINLWMAQGYLSKKGTKEMEDIGEEYFNILASRSFFQDFRRYGLGENYVCKMHDIVHDFAQFLCRNECFALQIHGGENSFMRSFGEKKVLHLMLNLDGRHLVSISIWDHVKRLRSLLVESYEYSWSSEVLPQLFDKLTCLRALTLGVHSLRLCENCIKEVRTNIENLLHLKYLNLAHQREIEKLPETLCELYNLEHLDISYCRNLRELPQGIGKLRKLMYLENDGTYSLRYLPVGIGELIRLRIVKEFVVGGGYDRACSLGSLKKLNLLRYCRIHGLGDVSDAGEARRAELEKKKNLSNLELHFDHLRDGDEEQAGRRDNEEDEDERLLEALGPPPNLKELRIYQYRGRRNVVPKIWITSLTNLRVLSLFECRNCEHLPPLGKLPSIEVLEIYGVQSVKRVGNEFLGVESDTDGSSVIAFPKLKQLRFDEMDVLEEWDFGTAINGEIMIMPRLSSLSIRRCPKLKALPDRLLQKTTLQALTIGECPILEERCRKETGEDWPKIRHIPDVFIA, via the coding sequence ATGGTTGTTGATGCGATCATTTCCCCTCTCTTGCAGCAGCTGACTGCCATGGCTGCTGCAGAGACAAAGGAACAGGTGAAGCTGGTAACGGGTGTCGGAAAGGAAGTGAAGAAGCTGAACAGCAATCTCCGAGCCATTCAAGCTGTGCTCCATGATGCAGAGAAAAGGCAAGTAAAGGAGGAAACTGTCAGACTCTGGCTCGATCAACTCAGAGACGCATGTTACGACATTGAAGATGTGTTGGGTGAGTGGAACACTGCAAGGCTCAAACTGCAAATCGATGGAGTGGATGATCACGAGAATGATGCTCTCGATCCTAACAAGAAGGTATGTTCCTTCTTTCCTACTACCTCTTGCTTTGGCTGCAAACCAATTGTCTTACGTCGTGATATTGCTCTGAAGATAAAGGAAATCAATGAAACTCTTGATGATATTGCCAAACAAAAAGACATGTTTGGTTTTGCTGTGAATGTTATTAAGAGTAATGAGAGAACGGATCAACGAGTACCAAGTATCTCTTCAATTGATGAGTCCGAGATATTTGGtagagaagaagagaagaacgAACTCGTTAATAGGTTGTTATGTGAGAGTAGTAAAGAACAGAAAGGCCCTTGTATCATCTCACTTGTTGGGATGGGGGGCATAGGCAAAACTACTCTTGCTCAATTTGCTTACAATAACGATGgtgttaaaagaaattttgagaaaagaaTATGGGTCTGTGTGTCAGAGCCGTTTGACGAGTTCAGGATCGCCAGAGCAATCATTGAATCTCTAACAGGTTCTGCCTCTAACTTTGGTGAGTTTCAATCTCTCATGCAACATATTCAAGAATGTGTTGAAGGGaagaaatttcttcttgtATTAGACGACTTATGGAATGAAGTTTACTATAAATGGGAACCATTCTATAAATGTTTAAAGAATGGCCTCcatgaaagtaaaattttgattaccACGCGTAAGGAAATAGTTGCCCGTTGTATGAGATCAACTAATGTTATCTATGTCAACGTATTGTCTGAAATAGAATGCTGGTCAGTGTTTGAGCAGTTAGCATTTTTCGGTAGGTCAATGGAGGAAtgtgaaaaattagaaaatatggGCCGACAAATTGTAAGAAAGTGCAAGGGCTTACCTTTAGCTGCAAAGACAATTGCTAGTCTCCTGCAATCTAGAAACACTGAAAAAGAATGGCAAAATATCTTAGAAAGTGAGATTTGGGAACTAGAAGAGGTTGAGAGAGGCCTTTTGGCCCCTCTACTATTGAGTTACAATGAATTGCCctctaaaataaaacaatgttTCACTTACTGTGCCATCTTTCCGAAAGACTATCAAATACAGAAAAAAGAGTTAATTAACCTATGGATGGCACAAGGTTACCTTAGTAAGAAAGGAACCAAAGAAATGGAGGACATTGGTGAAGAATATTTCAACATCTTAGCTAGCCGTTCATTCTTTCAGGATTTTAGGAGATATGGTTTGGGTGAAAATTATGTGTGCAAGATGCATGATATAGTGCACGACTTTGCCCAATTTTTGTGTAGGAATGAATGTTTTGCATTACAAATTCATGGTGGGGAAAATTCATTTATGAGGTCTTTTGGGGAGAAAAAAGTCCTTCATTTAATGTTAAATCTAGATGGCAGGCATTTAGTTTCAATCTCCATTTGGGATCATGTTAAAAGATTGCGTAGCCTCTTAGTTGAAAGTTATGAATATTCATGGTCTAGCGAAGTCCTacctcaattatttgataaattaactTGTTTAAGGGCATTAACATTGGGGGTGCATAGCTTGAGGTTGTGTGAGAATTGCATCAAAGAAGTTCGAACAAATATAGAAAACTTATTACATTTGAAATACCTTAATTTGGCCCATCAACGGGAGATAGAAAAATTACCGGAGACGTTGTGTGAGTTGTATAATTTAGAACATTTAGACATTAGTTATTGTCGAAATCTTAGAGAATTACCTCAAGGGATTGGGAAGTTAAGAAAGCTAATGTATTTGGAAAATGATGGCACTTATTCTTTAAGATACTTGCCGGTAGGGATTGGGGAATTAATCAGGCTTCGGATAGTGAAAGAGTTTGTTGTGGGTGGAGGGTACGACAGAGCATGTAGCCTTGGATCTCTTAAAAAGCTTAACCTCCTTCGATATTGTAGGATACATGGGCTGGGTGATGTGTCAGATGCGGGTGAGGCTAGAAGGGctgaacttgagaaaaagaaaaatctgtcTAATTTGGAACTTCATTTTGATCATTTAAGAGATGGAGATGAAGAACAAGCTGGGAGGAGGGACAATGAAGAGGATGAAGATGAACGGcttcttgaagccttgggaccACCTCCTAATTTAAAGGAATTACGGATTTATCAATACAGAGGGAGGAGGAATGTTGTCCCCAAAATTTGGATCACGTCATTAACCAATTTAAGGGTTTTAAGTCTCTTCGAGTGCCGAAATTGTGAGCATTTGCCTCCTTTGGGAAAACTGCCATCCATTGAAgttcttgaaatttatggaGTGCAAAGCGTGAAAAGAGTGGGTAACGAATTTCTGGGAGTAGAAAGCGATACGGATGGCTCCTCAGTTATTGCCTTTCCCAAATTGAAACAGCTCAGATTTGATGAAATGGATGTATTGGAAGAGTGGGATTTCGGGACGGCAATAAATGGAGAAATCATGATCATGCCACGTCTTTCTTCCTTGTCAATTCGGCGATGCCCTAAATTAAAAGCACTGCCCGATCGCCTTCTTCAGAAGACAACACTGCAGGCATTGACGATTGGGGAATGCCCTATTTTAGAAGAACGTTGCAGAAAGGAGACAGGAGAGGACTGGCCTAAGATACGCCATATTCCCGACGTCTTCATTGCTTAA